The nucleotide sequence CAGCTTTTCCAGGCAGCCTTTGACATTAGCCTCCTGCGCCCGGCTTTCATCGCTGGCGATCACGATCAGGCCATCGGTTGTGAGCCGCGAGGCAAAGGACTTCAGAAAGCGGGCCTTCACATCCCAGGGGAGCGACGGACTATTGGTCACGTCCCAATGCAGGACAGCCTTACTGTTGGTTTTATTGACATTCTGTCCACCAGGCCCGGAGCTGCGGGCAAAGCTGATGTCGAATTCATCGTCAGGTATCGCGATCTTACTGTTCACTTCGAGCATGACGGGGGCTCTCCTGGTTTGAGGCGTCAGGCCTCGCTGCTAAGACAGCAAGACTAATGCCAAAAGTCAAGCCCGGCGCGAAGGGACTTGCCCTGGCCCCGTAAAGCATGGGAACCTCACCCCATGGGAAAAGGAAAAGAAATGACCGAGCCTTTTTGGAAAGTGAAAGAACTGGAAGACATGAGCCGTTCGGAGTGGGAATCGCTCTGCGATGGCTGCGGCAAATGCTGTCTTTATAAATTGGAAGATGACGAGACCGGCGCCATATCCTTTACCAATGTCGCCTGCAAACTGCTTGATGCGAAAACCTGCCAATGCAGTGATTATAAAAATCGGAAGAAACACGTTCCCGACTGCCAGGTCTTCAACGCGAAAAAAGTGCGGAAGATTCACTGGCTGCCCTCCACCTGCGCCTATCGCCTTTTAGCGGAAGGCAAAGACCTTCCCCGCTGGCATCCTCTGGTCAGCGGCTCACCGGCCACCGTGCATAAAGCGGGGGTTTCCGTTCGGAATAAGATCGTCTCGGAAACCCGGGTGAAGAATCTGGAAGATTTTGTGGTGGACTGGATTTTTTAGACGACTATTTTTTGCAGATGTCAGCAACGGGAATTTCCGTCATATCCGCTGTTGTTCCGTCGTCGTTCGGCATGCGGCTGTAATAGACAAACATTTCTGGATTGCCCTGGGCCGAGATGTCGGGACAGTTCGCGTAGCGGAAGGTTTTCACCCCGCCCTGGATCGTCATTTCCTGAGGGCAGGCACCGCGTTTCACTGC is from Oligoflexus sp. and encodes:
- the arfB gene encoding alternative ribosome rescue aminoacyl-tRNA hydrolase ArfB codes for the protein MLEVNSKIAIPDDEFDISFARSSGPGGQNVNKTNSKAVLHWDVTNSPSLPWDVKARFLKSFASRLTTDGLIVIASDESRAQEANVKGCLEKLKAMILAVATPPKIRRPTKPTKSSQRARVENKKARSNTKKTRQKVDY
- a CDS encoding YcgN family cysteine cluster protein; translation: MTEPFWKVKELEDMSRSEWESLCDGCGKCCLYKLEDDETGAISFTNVACKLLDAKTCQCSDYKNRKKHVPDCQVFNAKKVRKIHWLPSTCAYRLLAEGKDLPRWHPLVSGSPATVHKAGVSVRNKIVSETRVKNLEDFVVDWIF